The following are from one region of the Leclercia sp. AS011 genome:
- the mlaF gene encoding phospholipid ABC transporter ATP-binding protein MlaF, with the protein MSLNGANIVDVRGVSFTRSSRVIFDNISLTVPRGKITAIMGPSGIGKTTLLRLIGGQIPPSQGEILFDGENIPAMSRSRLYTVRKRMSMLFQSGALFTDMNVFDNVAYPLREHTQLPPELLKSTVMMKLEAVGLRGAAKLMPSELSGGMARRAALARAIALEPDLIMFDEPFVGQDPITMGVLVKLISELNSALGVTCIVVTHDVPEVLSIADYAYIVADKKIVAHGSAQALQSNCDARVRQFLDGIADGPVPFRYPAGDYHIDLLGIGS; encoded by the coding sequence ATGAGCCTGAATGGGGCGAATATAGTCGATGTCCGTGGCGTCAGCTTCACGCGCAGCAGCCGGGTCATTTTTGACAACATCTCTCTCACCGTGCCTCGCGGTAAAATCACCGCCATTATGGGGCCCTCCGGCATTGGTAAAACAACGTTACTGCGCCTGATTGGCGGGCAGATCCCCCCGAGCCAGGGCGAGATCCTCTTTGACGGTGAAAATATCCCGGCGATGTCCCGCTCGCGCCTCTACACCGTGCGTAAACGGATGAGCATGCTTTTTCAGTCCGGCGCGCTTTTTACTGACATGAATGTCTTCGATAATGTCGCCTATCCGCTGCGTGAGCATACTCAGCTGCCGCCGGAACTGTTGAAAAGCACCGTGATGATGAAGCTCGAGGCCGTCGGCCTGCGTGGCGCAGCAAAACTGATGCCTTCCGAACTTTCCGGCGGCATGGCTCGCCGTGCGGCCCTGGCGCGCGCGATCGCGCTGGAACCCGATCTGATCATGTTCGATGAGCCGTTCGTCGGCCAGGATCCCATCACCATGGGCGTGCTGGTCAAACTAATCTCGGAACTGAACAGCGCGCTGGGCGTAACCTGTATTGTGGTCACCCACGACGTACCTGAAGTGCTGAGCATTGCCGACTACGCCTATATCGTGGCGGATAAAAAAATTGTGGCGCACGGTAGCGCACAAGCATTACAGAGTAACTGCGATGCGCGTGTCCGTCAGTTCCTCGACGGTATTGCAGATGGCCCCGTGCCGTTCCGTTATCCGGCGGGCGATTATCATATAGATTTACTGGGAATAGGGAGTTAA
- the mlaE gene encoding lipid asymmetry maintenance ABC transporter permease subunit MlaE, which translates to MLLNALAALGHRGIKTIRTFGRAGLMLFNALVGKPEFRKHAPLLVRQLYNVGVLSMLIIIVSGVFIGMVLGLQGYLVLTTYSAETSLGMLVALSLLRELGPVVAALLFAGRAGSALTAEIGLMRATEQLSSMEMMAVDPLRRVIAPRFWAGMISLPLLTILFVAVGIWGGSMVGVQWKGIDAGFFWSAMQGAVDWRLDLVNCLIKSAVFAVTIAWIALFNGYDAIPTSAGISRATTRTVVHSSLAILALDFVLTALMFGK; encoded by the coding sequence ATGCTGTTAAATGCGTTGGCCGCTCTCGGACACCGTGGCATAAAAACCATCAGGACGTTCGGGCGTGCCGGGTTGATGTTATTCAATGCGCTGGTCGGGAAACCGGAATTCCGCAAACATGCCCCTCTGCTGGTTCGCCAGCTCTATAATGTCGGCGTGCTGTCGATGCTCATTATCATCGTTTCCGGCGTCTTCATCGGGATGGTGCTGGGGCTGCAGGGGTATCTGGTCCTCACCACCTACAGTGCGGAAACCAGCCTCGGGATGCTGGTGGCGCTTTCTCTGTTACGTGAGCTGGGCCCGGTGGTCGCTGCGCTGTTATTCGCCGGGCGTGCCGGTTCGGCGCTGACCGCGGAAATCGGCCTGATGCGCGCCACCGAGCAGCTCTCCAGCATGGAAATGATGGCCGTGGATCCGCTGCGCCGGGTGATTGCGCCGCGCTTCTGGGCGGGCATGATCTCCTTGCCGCTACTGACTATCCTGTTTGTTGCGGTCGGGATCTGGGGCGGATCGATGGTTGGCGTGCAGTGGAAAGGGATCGATGCCGGTTTCTTCTGGTCTGCGATGCAAGGTGCGGTTGACTGGCGTCTGGATCTGGTTAACTGCCTGATTAAAAGCGCGGTCTTTGCCGTGACCATCGCCTGGATTGCGCTGTTCAATGGTTACGATGCCATCCCGACGTCTGCCGGTATCAGCCGGGCAACCACCCGCACTGTTGTTCATTCGTCGCTGGCCATACTGGCTCTGGATTTTGTGCTCACCGCACTGATGTTTGGGAAATGA
- the mlaD gene encoding outer membrane lipid asymmetry maintenance protein MlaD — translation MQTKKVEIWVGVFVLLALLAALFLSFKVADVTTIRTEPTYRIYATFDNIGGLKSRSPVRIGGVVVGRVADITLDEKTYLPRVALDIEERYNHIPDTSSLSIRTSGLLGEQYLALNIGFEDPDLGTTILKDGGVIQDTKSAMVLEDMIGQFLYNSNSKGGDENQAAQTPAQSDITPPVGTTNSSQEK, via the coding sequence ATGCAAACGAAAAAAGTAGAAATTTGGGTAGGCGTATTTGTCTTGCTGGCGCTGCTGGCCGCACTGTTTTTAAGCTTTAAAGTGGCGGATGTTACGACGATCCGCACCGAGCCGACATACCGTATTTATGCCACCTTCGATAATATTGGTGGCCTGAAAAGCCGTTCTCCGGTGCGCATTGGCGGGGTTGTGGTAGGGCGTGTGGCCGATATCACCCTCGACGAGAAAACCTATCTGCCGCGCGTCGCGCTGGATATTGAAGAGCGCTACAACCACATCCCGGATACCAGTTCCCTCTCTATCCGTACATCCGGCCTGTTAGGTGAACAATACCTGGCGCTGAACATCGGTTTTGAAGATCCCGACCTGGGAACGACTATCCTTAAGGACGGTGGCGTAATTCAGGATACGAAGTCAGCCATGGTGCTGGAAGATATGATTGGTCAGTTCCTTTACAACAGCAACAGTAAAGGGGGAGACGAGAATCAAGCTGCTCAGACACCTGCGCAGAGTGACATTACACCGCCTGTTGGCACGACGAATTCATCTCAGGAGAAGTAA
- the mlaC gene encoding phospholipid-binding protein MlaC codes for MIKRLLMVAMLMIAPLTAANAADQSNPYQQMNEAAKKTFDRLKNEQPKIRSNPDYLRDVVDQELLPYVQVKYAGALVLGRYYKDATPAQRDAYFAAFREYLKQAYGQALAMYHGQTYQIAPEQPLGSATIVPIRVTIVDPNGRPPVRLDFQWRKNSQNGNWQAYDMIAEGVSMITTKQNEWSDLLRTKGIDGLTAQLNSISRQKITLDEKK; via the coding sequence ATGATTAAACGACTGTTAATGGTTGCCATGCTGATGATTGCCCCTTTGACTGCCGCTAACGCAGCCGACCAGAGCAATCCTTATCAACAGATGAATGAGGCGGCTAAAAAAACCTTCGATCGCCTTAAAAACGAGCAGCCTAAAATTCGTTCCAATCCCGACTACTTGCGCGATGTGGTCGATCAGGAGCTGCTGCCGTATGTCCAGGTGAAATATGCCGGGGCCCTGGTGCTGGGTCGCTACTACAAAGACGCAACGCCAGCACAGCGTGATGCCTATTTTGCTGCGTTCCGTGAATACCTGAAGCAGGCCTACGGCCAGGCGCTGGCGATGTACCACGGCCAGACCTATCAGATTGCGCCGGAACAGCCGCTGGGCTCGGCTACCATCGTACCTATCCGCGTTACCATCGTCGATCCGAACGGTCGTCCACCGGTGCGTCTGGATTTCCAGTGGCGTAAGAACAGCCAGAACGGTAACTGGCAGGCTTACGACATGATTGCTGAAGGCGTGAGCATGATTACCACCAAGCAGAACGAATGGAGCGATCTGCTGCGTACCAAGGGCATTGATGGTCTGACTGCACAGCTGAACAGCATCTCGCGTCAGAAAATCACCCTGGACGAGAAAAAATAA
- the mlaB gene encoding lipid asymmetry maintenance protein MlaB, protein MTSQLSWTREGETLLLTGELDQDYLNPLWDARHEAMQGIACIDLGGISRVDTAGVALLVHLVAAGKGQGKQVTLAGVSDNVITLAQLYNLPEDVLPR, encoded by the coding sequence ATGACGTCGCAGCTCAGCTGGACCCGTGAGGGTGAAACGTTGTTACTCACTGGCGAGCTGGATCAGGATTATCTGAATCCTCTGTGGGATGCGCGTCATGAAGCCATGCAGGGGATCGCCTGTATCGACCTCGGCGGCATTTCCCGCGTGGATACGGCGGGCGTTGCGCTGCTGGTGCATCTGGTGGCCGCAGGCAAAGGGCAGGGCAAGCAGGTGACGCTTGCAGGCGTCAGCGACAACGTCATCACCCTCGCTCAGCTCTACAATCTGCCGGAAGACGTATTGCCTCGCTAA
- the ibaG gene encoding BolA family iron metabolism protein IbaG gives MENHEIQTVLMNALALQEAHVSGDGSHFQVIAVGEIFDGMSRVKKQQAVYAPLMEYIADNRIHALSIKAFTPTEWARDRKLNGF, from the coding sequence ATGGAAAATCATGAAATCCAGACCGTGCTGATGAACGCACTTGCCCTCCAGGAAGCCCACGTCTCCGGCGACGGCAGCCACTTTCAGGTTATTGCTGTGGGAGAGATCTTTGACGGCATGAGCCGCGTGAAAAAACAGCAGGCTGTTTATGCGCCGCTGATGGAATATATCGCGGATAATCGCATTCATGCCCTGTCGATCAAGGCGTTCACCCCAACTGAGTGGGCACGCGATCGCAAACTAAACGGTTTTTGA
- the murA gene encoding UDP-N-acetylglucosamine 1-carboxyvinyltransferase: MDKFRVQGPTRLQGEVTISGAKNAALPILFAALLAEEPVEIQNVPKLKDIDTTMKLLGQLGTKVERNGSVWIDASNVNNFSAPYDLVKTMRASIWALGPLVARFGQGQVSLPGGCAIGARPVDLHIFGLEKLGAEIKLEEGYVKASVNGRLKGAHIVMDKVSVGATVTIMSAATLAEGTTIIENAAREPEIVDTANFLNTLGAKITGQGTDRITIEGVERLGGGVYRVLPDRIETGTFLVAAAISGGKIVCRNAQPDTLDAVLAKLRDAGADIEIGEDWISLDMHGKRPKAVNVRTAPHPAFPTDMQAQFTLLNLVAEGTGFITETIFENRFMHVPELIRMGAHAEIESNTVICHGVEKLSGAQVMATDLRASASLVLAGCIAEGTTLVDRIYHIDRGYERIEDKLRALGANIERVKGE, translated from the coding sequence ATGGACAAATTTCGTGTTCAGGGACCTACGCGTCTCCAGGGCGAAGTCACAATTTCCGGCGCCAAAAACGCCGCGCTGCCGATCCTCTTCGCCGCACTGCTTGCGGAAGAGCCGGTAGAGATCCAGAACGTCCCGAAACTGAAAGACATTGATACCACCATGAAGCTGCTCGGCCAGCTGGGTACCAAGGTTGAGCGTAACGGATCCGTGTGGATCGACGCCAGCAACGTTAACAACTTCTCCGCGCCGTACGACCTGGTGAAAACAATGCGCGCCTCCATCTGGGCGCTGGGTCCGCTGGTGGCCCGTTTTGGTCAGGGTCAGGTGTCTCTTCCGGGCGGCTGCGCTATTGGTGCACGTCCGGTCGATCTGCATATTTTCGGCCTTGAGAAGCTGGGCGCTGAAATTAAGCTGGAAGAGGGTTACGTCAAAGCCTCCGTCAATGGTCGCCTGAAGGGCGCGCATATCGTGATGGATAAGGTGAGCGTTGGCGCAACCGTCACCATCATGTCTGCGGCTACGCTGGCAGAAGGCACCACAATCATCGAGAACGCCGCGCGTGAGCCAGAGATTGTGGACACCGCAAACTTCCTGAATACGCTGGGAGCGAAGATCACCGGCCAGGGTACCGACCGTATCACCATCGAAGGCGTTGAGCGTCTGGGTGGCGGTGTGTATCGCGTCCTGCCTGACCGTATCGAAACCGGGACCTTCCTGGTCGCGGCGGCCATCTCCGGCGGGAAGATCGTCTGTCGTAACGCCCAGCCTGATACCCTGGATGCGGTACTGGCTAAGCTGCGTGATGCCGGTGCGGACATCGAAATTGGTGAAGACTGGATCAGCCTGGACATGCACGGTAAGCGTCCTAAGGCCGTGAATGTGCGTACTGCTCCGCATCCGGCATTCCCGACCGACATGCAGGCGCAGTTCACGCTGCTGAACCTGGTGGCAGAAGGAACGGGCTTCATTACCGAAACCATTTTCGAAAACCGCTTTATGCACGTACCGGAACTGATCCGTATGGGCGCCCATGCTGAGATCGAAAGCAACACTGTGATCTGTCATGGCGTGGAAAAATTGTCCGGTGCGCAGGTGATGGCGACGGATCTGCGTGCATCTGCGAGCCTGGTGCTGGCGGGCTGTATTGCGGAAGGGACGACGCTGGTGGACCGTATTTATCATATCGATCGCGGCTATGAACGCATCGAAGATAAACTGCGTGCACTGGGTGCAAATATTGAGCGTGTGAAAGGCGAGTAA
- the sfsB gene encoding DNA-binding transcriptional regulator SfsB: MDKKFIDWHSADIIAALRKKGTSLAAESRRNGLSSSTLANALTRPWPKGELIIATALGTDPWVIWPSRYHDPITHEFVDRTRMMRQRRQQKERQE; encoded by the coding sequence ATGGATAAGAAATTTATCGACTGGCACTCGGCCGATATTATTGCCGCGCTGCGCAAAAAGGGAACATCCCTGGCTGCAGAATCCCGCCGGAATGGCCTCAGTTCATCTACCCTGGCAAACGCGCTGACGCGCCCATGGCCGAAGGGAGAACTGATCATTGCCACTGCGTTAGGTACCGACCCCTGGGTGATTTGGCCATCACGCTACCATGACCCGATAACCCATGAGTTTGTCGACAGAACGCGCATGATGCGCCAGAGAAGACAACAAAAAGAGCGCCAGGAATGA
- the ispB gene encoding octaprenyl diphosphate synthase: MNLEKINELTAQDMAGVNAAILEQLDSDVSLINQLGYYIVSGGGKRIRPMIAVLAARAVGYQGNAHVTIAALIEFIHTATLLHDDVVDESDMRRGKATANAAFGNAASVLVGDFIYTRAFQMMTSLGSLKVLEVMSKAVNVIAEGEVLQLMNVNDPDITEENYMRVIYSKTARLFEAAAQCSGILAGCSEEQERGLQDYGRYLGTAFQLIDDLLDYSADGETLGKNVGDDLNEGKPTLPLLHAMRNGTPEQANLIREAIEQGNGRHLLEPVLEAMATCGSLEWTRQRAEEEADKAIVALQVIPDSPWRDALIGLAHIAVQRDR, translated from the coding sequence ATGAATTTAGAAAAAATCAATGAGTTAACCGCGCAAGATATGGCGGGTGTAAATGCAGCGATCCTGGAACAGCTCGACTCCGACGTTTCCCTAATCAATCAGTTGGGTTACTACATCGTCAGCGGCGGGGGCAAACGCATCCGTCCGATGATCGCTGTGCTGGCCGCTCGCGCGGTAGGCTATCAGGGGAATGCGCACGTCACTATTGCTGCTCTGATCGAATTTATTCATACCGCCACGCTGCTGCATGATGACGTTGTCGATGAATCCGATATGCGTCGTGGCAAAGCCACCGCCAATGCAGCGTTTGGCAATGCTGCCAGCGTGCTGGTGGGGGATTTTATCTATACCCGTGCCTTCCAGATGATGACCAGCCTTGGGTCGCTGAAGGTGCTGGAGGTGATGTCCAAAGCGGTGAACGTTATCGCGGAAGGCGAAGTTCTGCAGCTTATGAACGTCAACGATCCGGACATCACCGAAGAGAACTACATGCGGGTGATCTACAGCAAAACCGCGCGTCTGTTTGAAGCTGCTGCCCAGTGCTCCGGTATTCTGGCTGGCTGTTCTGAAGAGCAGGAACGTGGCCTGCAGGATTATGGCCGCTACCTTGGCACTGCCTTCCAGCTGATCGACGATCTGCTCGATTACAGCGCCGATGGCGAAACCCTGGGCAAAAACGTTGGTGACGATCTCAACGAGGGTAAACCGACGCTTCCGCTGCTGCACGCCATGCGTAACGGCACGCCTGAGCAGGCAAACCTGATCCGCGAAGCCATTGAACAAGGAAACGGCCGACACCTTCTGGAACCAGTACTGGAAGCAATGGCGACCTGTGGTTCCCTGGAATGGACACGTCAGCGTGCCGAGGAAGAAGCGGATAAAGCCATAGTCGCACTTCAGGTCATCCCTGACAGCCCGTGGCGAGATGCCCTGATCGGTCTCGCGCATATCGCTGTTCAGCGCGATCGATAA
- the rplU gene encoding 50S ribosomal protein L21 — protein MYAVFQSGGKQHRVSEGQTVRLEKLDIATGEAVEFAEVLMIANGEEVKIGVPFVDGGVIKAEVVAHGRGEKVKIVKFRRRKHYRKQQGHRQWFTDVKITGISA, from the coding sequence ATGTACGCGGTTTTCCAAAGTGGTGGTAAACAACACCGAGTAAGCGAAGGTCAGACCGTTCGCCTGGAAAAGCTGGACATCGCAACTGGCGAAGCTGTTGAGTTCGCTGAAGTTCTGATGATCGCAAACGGTGAAGAAGTCAAAATCGGCGTTCCTTTCGTTGATGGCGGCGTTATCAAAGCTGAAGTTGTTGCTCATGGTCGTGGCGAGAAAGTTAAAATCGTTAAGTTTCGTCGTCGTAAACACTACCGTAAGCAGCAGGGCCACCGTCAGTGGTTCACTGATGTGAAAATTACTGGCATCAGCGCCTAA
- the rpmA gene encoding 50S ribosomal protein L27 translates to MAHKKAGGSTRNGRDSEAKRLGVKRFGGETVLAGSIIVRQRGTKFHAGNNVGCGRDHTLFAKADGKVKFEVKGPNNRKYISIVAE, encoded by the coding sequence ATGGCACATAAAAAGGCTGGCGGCTCCACACGTAACGGTCGCGATTCAGAAGCTAAACGCCTTGGCGTTAAGCGTTTCGGTGGCGAAACTGTTCTGGCGGGTAGCATCATCGTTCGTCAGCGTGGCACTAAGTTCCACGCGGGTAACAACGTAGGTTGCGGTCGTGACCACACTCTGTTTGCTAAAGCAGACGGTAAAGTGAAATTTGAAGTTAAAGGCCCGAACAACCGTAAATACATCAGCATTGTTGCTGAGTAA
- a CDS encoding DMT family transporter gives MKQQAGIGILLALTTAMCWGALPIAMKQVLEVMEPPTVVFYRFLMAGIGLGTILAIKGKLPPLRIFRKPRWLVMLAIATGGLFGNFILFSSSLQYLSPTASQVIGQLSPVGMMVASVFILKEKMRGTQIIGALMLLCGLVLFFNTSLIEIFTRLTDYTWGVIFGVSAAAVWVSYGVAQKVLLRRLASQQILFLLYTLCTIALLPLAKPGVITQLSDWQLACLIFCGLNTLVGYGALAEAMARWQAAQVSALITLTPLFTLLFSDLLSMAWPDFFVKPMLNLLAYLGAFVVVAGAMYSAIGHRLWGRWRKNEAVVVSPAQANDLRRVK, from the coding sequence ATGAAGCAGCAGGCCGGCATTGGTATTCTTTTGGCGCTCACCACCGCAATGTGCTGGGGTGCTCTGCCAATTGCAATGAAGCAGGTACTGGAAGTGATGGAGCCGCCGACGGTGGTGTTCTACCGCTTTCTGATGGCCGGTATAGGGTTGGGGACGATCCTTGCGATAAAAGGTAAGCTTCCTCCTCTGCGCATCTTTCGTAAACCGCGCTGGCTGGTAATGCTGGCGATTGCGACAGGTGGCCTGTTCGGTAACTTCATTCTGTTCAGTTCTTCCCTGCAATACCTCAGCCCTACGGCCTCGCAGGTCATTGGCCAGCTCTCACCGGTCGGCATGATGGTGGCCAGCGTCTTCATCCTCAAAGAGAAGATGCGCGGCACGCAGATTATCGGGGCACTGATGTTGCTCTGCGGTCTGGTGTTGTTTTTCAATACCAGTCTGATTGAGATATTTACTCGCCTGACGGATTACACCTGGGGTGTGATTTTCGGCGTGAGTGCAGCGGCGGTGTGGGTGAGTTATGGCGTCGCGCAAAAGGTGTTATTGCGCCGTCTGGCGTCACAGCAGATCCTGTTTTTGCTGTACACTTTATGTACTATTGCACTGTTGCCGTTGGCGAAGCCGGGAGTGATTACCCAGTTAAGCGACTGGCAGCTGGCGTGTCTGATCTTTTGTGGTCTGAACACGCTAGTCGGTTATGGCGCGCTGGCAGAAGCGATGGCGCGCTGGCAGGCAGCACAGGTGAGCGCACTGATCACGCTGACCCCGCTGTTTACGCTGTTATTTTCAGATTTATTATCAATGGCCTGGCCCGATTTCTTCGTCAAACCGATGTTAAACCTGTTGGCTTATCTCGGCGCGTTTGTCGTGGTTGCGGGCGCGATGTATTCCGCCATTGGTCATCGTCTTTGGGGACGTTGGCGCAAAAATGAAGCGGTTGTAGTGTCCCCCGCTCAGGCGAATGATTTACGGAGAGTAAAATGA
- the cgtA gene encoding Obg family GTPase CgtA — translation MKFVDEATILVVAGDGGNGCVSFRREKYIPRGGPDGGDGGDGGDVWLEADENLNTLIDYRFEKAFRAERGQNGQSRDCTGKRGKDVSVKVPVGTRVIDQGTGETMGDMTKHGQRLMVAKGGWHGLGNTRFKSSVNRSPRQKTMGTPGDKRDLQLELMLLADVGMLGMPNAGKSTFIRAVSAAKPKVADYPFTTLVPSLGVVRMDTEKSFVVADIPGLIEGAAEGAGLGIRFLKHLERCRVLLHLIDIDPIDGSDPVENARIIIGELEKYSDKLAAKPRWLVFNKIDLMDKAEAEAKAKAIAEAMGWEDKYYLISAASQMGVKDLCWDVMTFIIENPVTQAEEAKQPEKVEFMWDDYHRQQLEEQTEEEDDEDWDDDWDEDDEEGVEFIYKR, via the coding sequence ATGAAGTTTGTTGATGAAGCAACGATCCTGGTCGTGGCAGGTGATGGCGGTAATGGTTGCGTTAGCTTCCGCCGTGAAAAATACATTCCGCGTGGCGGCCCTGACGGCGGCGACGGCGGTGACGGCGGTGACGTATGGCTTGAAGCCGACGAGAACCTTAACACCCTGATCGACTACCGTTTCGAAAAAGCTTTCCGCGCAGAGCGTGGCCAGAACGGCCAGAGCCGTGACTGTACCGGCAAACGCGGTAAAGATGTCAGCGTAAAAGTGCCGGTCGGGACCCGCGTTATCGATCAGGGCACCGGCGAAACCATGGGTGATATGACCAAACACGGTCAGCGCCTGATGGTGGCCAAAGGCGGCTGGCACGGTCTGGGCAACACCCGTTTCAAATCCTCCGTGAACCGTTCCCCGCGTCAAAAAACGATGGGTACGCCGGGCGACAAACGCGATCTGCAGCTCGAACTGATGTTGCTGGCTGACGTCGGGATGCTGGGGATGCCGAATGCCGGTAAATCTACCTTCATCCGCGCGGTCTCTGCGGCCAAGCCGAAAGTGGCTGACTATCCGTTTACCACCCTGGTGCCAAGCCTCGGCGTGGTGCGTATGGACACCGAGAAGAGCTTCGTCGTAGCCGATATCCCGGGTCTGATCGAAGGCGCCGCGGAAGGGGCTGGTTTAGGGATCCGCTTCCTGAAACACCTTGAGCGTTGCCGCGTTCTGCTGCACCTCATCGATATCGATCCGATCGACGGTTCCGATCCGGTGGAAAACGCCCGCATCATTATTGGCGAGCTGGAAAAATACAGCGATAAGCTGGCTGCTAAGCCGCGCTGGCTGGTCTTCAACAAGATCGACCTGATGGACAAAGCAGAAGCCGAAGCGAAGGCGAAAGCCATTGCTGAAGCGATGGGCTGGGAAGATAAATACTATCTTATCTCTGCTGCAAGCCAGATGGGCGTGAAAGACCTGTGTTGGGATGTGATGACCTTCATCATCGAGAACCCGGTTACGCAGGCAGAAGAAGCGAAACAGCCTGAAAAAGTCGAATTCATGTGGGATGACTACCACCGTCAGCAGCTTGAAGAGCAGACGGAAGAAGAAGACGACGAAGACTGGGATGACGACTGGGACGAAGACGACGAAGAAGGCGTCGAATTCATCTACAAGCGTTAA
- the pmrB gene encoding two-component system sensor histidine kinase PmrB, translating into MNSMRRRLMVLLAVILLFFQLVSVIWLWHESREQISFLVNETLSAKARNQHVEKEIREAIASLLVPSLVMVGFTLLFSFWAVTWITRPLNQLRTSLANRSADNLSPLPMYSDMEEIGAVTTSLNQLLARLDQTIQQERLFTADAAHELRTPLAGIRLHLELMAQSGSPQATTLVARIDQLMHTVEQLLMLARAGQALASGHYETVNWRESIFAPLALENEAKDHTLIWPQTGSQSVQGDAILLRLMLRNLLENAVRYSPAGTTIEVRMQEIDEGTLVSVCDQGPGIDEAHRQSITEPFRRIDQRYGGSGLGLSIVQRIVQLHRGKLTLENRPEGGLTVGCWLPAKLN; encoded by the coding sequence ATGAACAGCATGCGCCGTCGTTTGATGGTGCTGTTGGCAGTCATTCTGCTCTTCTTTCAACTGGTCAGCGTCATCTGGCTCTGGCATGAAAGCCGGGAGCAAATCAGCTTTCTGGTCAATGAGACGCTTTCGGCAAAAGCCCGTAACCAGCATGTAGAGAAAGAGATCCGGGAAGCGATCGCCTCGTTGCTGGTACCTTCGCTGGTAATGGTCGGTTTTACGCTGCTGTTCTCCTTCTGGGCCGTCACCTGGATCACCCGCCCGCTCAACCAGCTCCGCACCAGCCTGGCAAACCGTTCTGCTGATAACCTCTCTCCGCTGCCGATGTACTCCGATATGGAAGAGATTGGCGCTGTGACCACCTCGCTTAATCAGCTTCTCGCCCGGCTGGATCAAACCATTCAGCAGGAGCGCTTGTTCACCGCTGATGCCGCACACGAGCTGCGTACCCCACTGGCGGGCATTCGCCTGCATTTGGAGCTGATGGCGCAGTCTGGCTCTCCCCAGGCGACGACACTGGTTGCGCGAATCGACCAGCTGATGCATACCGTGGAGCAGCTCCTGATGCTGGCCCGTGCAGGCCAGGCTCTGGCCAGCGGTCATTACGAGACGGTTAACTGGCGCGAATCCATTTTTGCGCCGCTGGCGCTGGAGAATGAGGCCAAAGATCACACCCTGATCTGGCCGCAGACGGGCTCCCAGAGCGTTCAGGGGGATGCAATTCTGTTACGGCTGATGCTGCGCAATTTGCTGGAGAACGCGGTGCGTTACAGCCCCGCAGGAACCACCATTGAAGTCAGGATGCAGGAAATCGACGAGGGTACGCTGGTAAGCGTCTGCGATCAGGGGCCAGGCATTGATGAGGCCCATCGCCAGTCCATTACCGAGCCGTTTCGCCGTATCGATCAACGCTATGGCGGCAGCGGACTGGGGTTGAGCATCGTACAGCGTATCGTGCAGCTGCACCGCGGCAAACTGACCCTGGAAAACCGTCCCGAAGGCGGGCTGACGGTCGGCTGCTGGCTTCCGGCCAAACTGAACTAA
- the pmrA gene encoding two-component system response regulator PmrA yields MKLLIVEDDLLLQEGLALALAAEGYTLDCAGTAAEADGLIQSGEYSLVILDLGLPDKDGATLLSQWRRRGVDNPVLILTARDALEDRINGLDSGADDYLVKPFALAELQARARALIRRYQGHSDNLLSDGDLTLNLQTQQVLQQSLPVEVTPKEFALLTRLIMRTGQTVHRETLQQDIYSWQDDPGSNTLEVHIHNLRRKLGKDRIKTVRGVGYRLESKK; encoded by the coding sequence ATGAAATTACTCATTGTCGAAGATGATCTGCTGCTACAGGAAGGGCTGGCCCTGGCGCTCGCTGCCGAGGGCTATACGCTTGATTGCGCGGGCACTGCCGCCGAGGCTGACGGCCTTATTCAGAGCGGTGAATACAGCCTGGTGATCCTCGATCTCGGGCTGCCGGATAAAGACGGGGCTACCCTGCTCAGTCAGTGGCGTCGTCGTGGGGTGGATAATCCGGTGCTGATCCTGACGGCACGCGATGCGCTGGAAGACAGAATCAACGGTCTGGATTCTGGTGCCGACGACTATCTGGTGAAACCCTTTGCCCTGGCGGAACTGCAGGCGCGGGCCAGAGCCTTGATCCGGCGTTATCAGGGGCACAGTGATAACCTGCTCAGCGACGGGGATCTGACGCTGAATCTGCAAACGCAGCAGGTATTACAGCAGTCGCTGCCGGTGGAGGTCACGCCGAAAGAGTTCGCCCTGCTGACGCGGCTGATCATGCGTACCGGGCAGACCGTTCACCGGGAGACCTTACAGCAGGATATCTACTCCTGGCAGGACGATCCCGGCTCGAACACCCTCGAAGTCCATATCCATAATCTGCGGCGTAAGCTGGGCAAAGACCGGATCAAAACCGTGCGCGGCGTGGGTTATCGTCTGGAGAGTAAAAAATGA